A DNA window from Brassica napus cultivar Da-Ae chromosome A4, Da-Ae, whole genome shotgun sequence contains the following coding sequences:
- the LOC106446931 gene encoding uncharacterized protein LOC106446931 isoform X2, whose product MAARKLGSLLRQHFFSLFFLFVGCFFFPKGSDCKHKKRKKKKLRTVSSGSGSGLSSSWLSLKRFLSSTTRISKPRSQTHPNGQLTTLTSARSSHNSLVTLVQPDPETRVENGLSDESEEIFSCTTCGEIFPKTNLLEHHIAVKHAVTELTDGESSTNIVKIIFKSGWPDLNNKAPSIHRILKIHNSPKILARFEEYREFVKAKATRTSSSGGGGGGGRRWDDERCVADGNELLRFYCSTFMCDLGQNGNSNLCGHQYCSVCGIIGAGFSPKLDGIATLATGWRGHAAVSEEVEEEFGFMNVKRAMLVCRVVAGRVGCDLIADDDVDKSDGGYDSLVGEGSGSKSGALLRIDDEELLVFNPRAVLPCFVIVYTV is encoded by the coding sequence aTGGCGGCGCGAAAACTTGGGTCGTTGTTACGTCAgcatttcttctctctcttctttctctttgtcGGCTGTTTCTTCTTCCCCAAAGGAAGTGACTGTAAAcataaaaagaggaagaagaagaagcttagaACGGTTTCTTCCGGTTCAGGTTCCGGTTTATCATCTTCTTGGTTGTCTCTAAAACGGTTTTTATCATCCACGACGAGGATATCTAAACCCCGCAGCCAAACGCATCCTAACGGTCAGTTAACGACTCTTACTTCCGCTAGATCGTCTCACAACTCTCTCGTCACTCTCGTTCAACCCGACCCGGAAACCCGTGTCGAAAACGGGTTATCGGACGAGTCCGAGGAGATCTTCTCTTGCACGACGTGCGGAGAGATCTTCCCCAAAACCAACCTCCTCGAGCATCACATCGCCGTCAAACACGCCGTGACGGAGCTAACCGACGGCGAATCGAGCACGAACATCgtcaaaatcatattcaaatcGGGCTGGCCCGATTTGAACAACAAAGCCCCATCGATCCATCGGATCCTGAAGATCCACAACAGCCCCAAGATCCTCGCGAGATTCGAGGAGTATCGAGAGTTCGTCAAGGCCAAAGCCACTCGTACCAGCAGcagcggcggaggaggaggaggaggaagacggtGGGACGACGAACGGTGCGTCGCCGACGGGAACGAGCTGCTGAGATTCTACTGCTCGACGTTCATGTGTGACCTAGGGCAAAACGGTAATTCAAATCTCTGCGGCCATCAGTACTGCAGCGTCTGCGGGATCATCGGAGCCGGATTCTCGCCGAAGCTCGACGGGATCGCGACGCTCGCGACGGGGTGGAGGGGACACGCGGCGGTTTCGGAGGAGGTGGAGGAAGAGTTCGGGTTTATGAACGTGAAACGGGCCATGCTGGTTTGCCGGGTCGTCGCGGGCCGGGTCGGGTGTGATTTGATTGCTGATGATGACGTGGACAAGAGTGATGGAGGGTATGATTCTCTAGTTGGGGAAG
- the LOC106446931 gene encoding uncharacterized protein LOC106446931 isoform X1, which translates to MAARKLGSLLRQHFFSLFFLFVGCFFFPKGSDCKHKKRKKKKLRTVSSGSGSGLSSSWLSLKRFLSSTTRISKPRSQTHPNGQLTTLTSARSSHNSLVTLVQPDPETRVENGLSDESEEIFSCTTCGEIFPKTNLLEHHIAVKHAVTELTDGESSTNIVKIIFKSGWPDLNNKAPSIHRILKIHNSPKILARFEEYREFVKAKATRTSSSGGGGGGGRRWDDERCVADGNELLRFYCSTFMCDLGQNGNSNLCGHQYCSVCGIIGAGFSPKLDGIATLATGWRGHAAVSEEVEEEFGFMNVKRAMLVCRVVAGRVGCDLIADDDVDKSDGGYDSLVGEGSGSKSGALLRIDDEELLVFNPRAVLPCFVIVYTV; encoded by the coding sequence aTGGCGGCGCGAAAACTTGGGTCGTTGTTACGTCAgcatttcttctctctcttctttctctttgtcGGCTGTTTCTTCTTCCCCAAAGGAAGTGACTGTAAAcataaaaagaggaagaagaagaagcttagaACGGTTTCTTCCGGTTCAGGTTCCGGTTTATCATCTTCTTGGTTGTCTCTAAAACGGTTTTTATCATCCACGACGAGGATATCTAAACCCCGCAGCCAAACGCATCCTAACGGTCAGTTAACGACTCTTACTTCCGCTAGATCGTCTCACAACTCTCTCGTCACTCTCGTTCAACCCGACCCGGAAACCCGTGTCGAAAACGGGTTATCGGACGAGTCCGAGGAGATCTTCTCTTGCACGACGTGCGGAGAGATCTTCCCCAAAACCAACCTCCTCGAGCATCACATCGCCGTCAAACACGCCGTGACGGAGCTAACCGACGGCGAATCGAGCACGAACATCgtcaaaatcatattcaaatcGGGCTGGCCCGATTTGAACAACAAAGCCCCATCGATCCATCGGATCCTGAAGATCCACAACAGCCCCAAGATCCTCGCGAGATTCGAGGAGTATCGAGAGTTCGTCAAGGCCAAAGCCACTCGTACCAGCAGcagcggcggaggaggaggaggaggaagacggtGGGACGACGAACGGTGCGTCGCCGACGGGAACGAGCTGCTGAGATTCTACTGCTCGACGTTCATGTGTGACCTAGGGCAAAACGGTAATTCAAATCTCTGCGGCCATCAGTACTGCAGCGTCTGCGGGATCATCGGAGCCGGATTCTCGCCGAAGCTCGACGGGATCGCGACGCTCGCGACGGGGTGGAGGGGACACGCGGCGGTTTCGGAGGAGGTGGAGGAAGAGTTCGGGTTTATGAACGTGAAACGGGCCATGCTGGTTTGCCGGGTCGTCGCGGGCCGGGTCGGGTGTGATTTGATTGCTGATGATGACGTGGACAAGAGTGATGGAGGGTATGATTCTCTAGTTGGGGAAGGGAGTGGGAGTAAGAGTGGGGCCCTGTTGAGGATCGACGATGAGGAGCTTCTGGTGTTTAATCCAAGGGCTGTGCTTCCTTGTTTTGTGATAGTGTATACTGTGTAA